In one window of Leptolyngbya sp. CCY15150 DNA:
- a CDS encoding sulfotransferase: MFSIDADQRTIIFICGLHRSGTSLLHELLKKHPDISGFSNTGVPKDEGQHLQSIYPPAKVFGGPGRFGFDPASFMDEHHPLVSEENARKLFDEWSHHWDLSKSNFVEKSPPNLVRMPFLQALFPKAKFVTILRHPVAVAYATKAKFHKKGKIDELIEHWIVCHQRFLDDLPRIKNHYFLRYEDLASDYQVEVSKIFQFLGIQEVSLSEEVSSTENLKYFEKWNVEREEILQSTRFDIQQWEKWAKAFSYSLDS; encoded by the coding sequence ATGTTTTCGATAGACGCAGACCAGAGAACTATTATTTTCATTTGTGGATTACACAGAAGCGGAACGTCGCTCCTGCACGAGCTTTTAAAGAAACATCCTGACATTAGTGGATTCAGTAATACAGGCGTTCCTAAGGATGAAGGACAACATCTACAAAGCATCTATCCACCTGCCAAGGTATTTGGCGGCCCCGGACGCTTCGGGTTTGATCCAGCCTCCTTTATGGATGAACATCATCCTTTAGTCTCTGAAGAGAATGCACGTAAGTTATTTGATGAATGGAGTCATCACTGGGATTTAAGCAAATCAAATTTTGTAGAAAAATCTCCTCCCAATCTGGTCAGGATGCCTTTCCTGCAAGCACTGTTTCCCAAGGCTAAATTTGTCACTATCCTAAGACATCCTGTTGCTGTTGCCTATGCTACCAAGGCAAAGTTTCACAAAAAGGGAAAAATTGACGAACTCATTGAACATTGGATAGTCTGTCATCAAAGATTTTTAGACGATTTACCGCGCATTAAAAATCACTATTTTTTAAGATACGAAGACCTCGCTTCAGACTATCAGGTTGAAGTGAGTAAAATCTTCCAATTTCTAGGCATTCAAGAGGTATCTCTTAGTGAAGAAGTTTCAAGCACTGAAAATCTGAAGTACTTTGAAAAGTGGAATGTAGAACGAGAAGAGATCCTTCAAAGTACTCGATTTGATATCCAGCAATGGGAAAAGTGGGCAAAGGCATTTAGTTACAGCCTAGATAGTTAA
- a CDS encoding sulfotransferase family 2 domain-containing protein produces the protein MIVSHKHKFVFIKTAKTAGTSIEIALSKFCGDDDIITPIIPEDEELRKSLGYRTAQNYTTIEGEDIRPHISARRVRRLISRRVWDQYYTFCFERNPWDKIVSLYYYRFQKEPRPSINDFIKSEHNKRFRRKGFDLYTIKGSIVVDRVCLYESLEEHLRDVLHNKLGIQESIELPRAKGNLRPANTSYQELLDPESVDIITRLFSEEIQLFGYQF, from the coding sequence ATGATTGTTTCTCATAAACATAAGTTTGTTTTTATCAAAACTGCTAAAACAGCAGGAACCAGCATAGAAATTGCCCTTTCAAAATTTTGCGGCGATGATGACATTATCACGCCTATTATTCCTGAGGATGAGGAGTTAAGAAAATCATTAGGATATAGAACAGCTCAAAATTATACGACTATCGAAGGAGAAGATATTAGACCCCATATTTCTGCCCGCAGGGTCAGAAGACTTATATCAAGAAGGGTATGGGATCAATATTATACGTTCTGTTTTGAGCGGAATCCCTGGGACAAAATAGTGTCTTTATACTACTATCGTTTTCAAAAAGAGCCGCGTCCTTCTATTAATGATTTTATTAAATCTGAACACAACAAACGTTTTAGAAGAAAAGGATTTGATCTATACACGATCAAAGGGAGCATAGTAGTCGATAGAGTCTGTTTGTATGAAAGCCTTGAAGAACATCTAAGGGACGTTCTTCACAACAAACTAGGCATTCAAGAATCCATTGAATTACCAAGAGCCAAGGGAAATCTTCGACCAGCCAACACTTCCTATCAAGAACTTCTGGATCCTGAATCAGTGGATATCATCACACGCTTATTTTCTGAGGAAATTCAATTATTTGGCTATCAGTTTTAA
- a CDS encoding glycosyltransferase family 25 protein: MENLAGLTDWFDDIVCLSLPASLDRREHIRQHFEAVGIQRYRFFDAIASDAPIVDDYYWQERVKRYPDCFRCHKLECGKDDCNNVLLPSQVATWLSHQAVWELIRDQGWKNALIVEDDILFNDHAPLVLQQLVATDEFTQNFQSDRPCLLRLGWRLRDDHQYHGTVELSTTLIRMSNPCYAINRAMAIALIDQVKKVDTTVDVYVHRQVAPQYHNYTVVPPFAHEHSASTGAMASLIHPKQQHVDYLVQQQADEATIRAAKQSMEQHVKHAIIRDVLCVGHPRCGSGYMSQLLSAFGLEVGHERMEAQGISSWMFAVDDARYPYGKDKYARSRRYTHFRHIIHHVRSPLDAIPSLLVENQYSETSFAFRQKHIQRYFGLDLATLSPIDAAVATFIYWSRIIELMKPDLTIRIEDDQRKLFRFLKRKKLVDEARKFTEIEAPSKTINTRKPYKGKIIEKPVLSPEDWHSISDFLKSELRFFCKKHNYTLTVLD; this comes from the coding sequence ATGGAGAACTTGGCTGGGCTGACCGATTGGTTTGATGACATTGTTTGCCTGAGCTTGCCCGCCAGTCTCGATCGGCGGGAGCACATTCGTCAGCACTTCGAGGCGGTTGGCATTCAGCGCTATCGTTTTTTTGATGCGATCGCTTCTGATGCGCCCATTGTGGACGACTACTACTGGCAAGAGCGGGTGAAGCGCTATCCCGATTGTTTTCGCTGCCATAAGCTGGAGTGCGGCAAGGACGATTGCAACAATGTTTTGCTTCCCTCCCAGGTGGCCACTTGGCTTAGCCATCAGGCGGTGTGGGAGCTAATTCGCGATCAGGGGTGGAAGAATGCCCTGATTGTTGAGGATGACATTCTCTTTAATGATCATGCGCCCCTGGTGTTGCAGCAACTGGTGGCAACAGACGAGTTTACGCAAAACTTCCAAAGCGATCGCCCTTGTTTGCTGCGGCTGGGCTGGAGGCTGCGGGATGATCATCAGTATCACGGGACGGTGGAGCTTTCGACAACGCTCATCCGCATGTCTAACCCTTGCTATGCCATCAACCGAGCGATGGCGATCGCCCTCATCGATCAAGTGAAGAAAGTAGACACCACGGTCGATGTCTATGTTCATCGTCAGGTTGCGCCGCAATACCATAACTACACGGTGGTGCCGCCCTTTGCCCATGAACATTCAGCCTCGACTGGGGCAATGGCATCGTTAATCCATCCCAAGCAACAGCATGTGGACTATTTGGTGCAGCAGCAAGCGGATGAAGCAACGATTCGTGCAGCGAAGCAGAGCATGGAGCAGCATGTGAAGCACGCTATTATTCGGGATGTTTTATGTGTAGGACATCCGCGCTGTGGGTCTGGCTATATGAGTCAGTTGTTGAGCGCTTTTGGGTTGGAGGTGGGGCATGAACGCATGGAAGCCCAAGGCATTTCCTCGTGGATGTTTGCGGTGGATGATGCCCGATATCCCTACGGCAAGGACAAGTATGCGCGATCGCGTCGCTATACGCACTTTCGGCACATCATTCATCATGTGCGATCGCCCTTAGATGCTATCCCGAGTTTACTGGTAGAAAACCAATATTCAGAGACGTCGTTTGCGTTTCGCCAAAAGCACATTCAGCGCTACTTTGGTCTTGATTTAGCAACTCTTAGCCCCATAGACGCAGCGGTTGCAACCTTTATCTATTGGAGCCGGATCATTGAGTTGATGAAACCGGATCTCACTATTCGTATTGAGGATGATCAGAGGAAGCTATTCCGGTTTCTAAAACGCAAAAAGTTAGTAGATGAAGCTCGAAAATTTACCGAGATTGAAGCTCCATCCAAAACTATCAATACACGCAAGCCCTACAAAGGAAAAATCATTGAGAAACCAGTGCTAAGTCCTGAAGATTGGCATAGTATCAGTGACTTCTTAAAATCAGAGCTTAGATTTTTCTGCAAAAAACACAATTACACCTTGACTGTTTTGGACTAA